From the genome of uncultured Bacteroides sp.:
TAATATAATAATCGGCTCCCTTTTTATTTTTTTCTGACGATTCAATCATCGCTTTTAATGCCTTCTCAGCATCAAAAGAACGTATACCTTTTAAATAAGCATCGGCAATAACAGACGCGGAATGATAACCGATCATAGTACTTGTCTCTCCAGCAGATAACGGCCAGATAGGTAGTTCACCTGATTTATCATAATCATTTAGTAGTGAATTTATTATGTTTCGGGTTAGAGTAGTATCAATAACAGTCATCAAAGGATTCCAGGCACGAAATGTATCCCAGATTGATAAGGTTGAATATTGCTTTTCACCTTCCTTTAAATGACCGGTTATCATATCATGCCCACGGTACTCGCCATTAACATCACTAACAATATTAGGAACTACCATACTATGATATAGTGCAGTGTAGAAGTTCTTAATATCATCTTGCTGTCCGTCTTCAACCTGGATAACGGATAACATCTTGTTCCAGTTATTTAATGACGATTTACTTATCGAATTAAAATCGAATCCTTTTATATCATGCAAAAGATTCTCCTTTGCATTCTCCATGCTTACAATAGATAAACCTACTTTAACCACTATAGGCTTCTGGTTTTTAGAATCAAATCCTGCTATAGCCTGAATATTTTTTCCTTTAAGAACAGAATCGGCTAATTCCTTTTTCCCATTATTTAGAAATGTAAGTGTTTTTATTGGTTGAGAAAACTGTGCTACAAAATAGATGTATTGGTTATCTACCCATCCACGAGTGCAACGCATACCGGATATTTCGTTTGCACCGGTTTGCTTAAAGCTACTTTCATAAATAAATTCATTATCAAGAGAATGAGCAAGATCAATAGCAATGGACTTATGACTTCCTTTTGGAAAAGTATAACGATGTACACCAGCATAAGTCGTAGAGGTAAGTTCAGCCTTAATATTTCCATCTTTCAGAATTACGGAATAAAATCCCGGATATGCTTTCTCATCACTATGAGAAAAAGAAGAAGGATGTAGTATATCTATTAAAGAAACATTTTCCGAACTTTTAGCCAAAGGACGAAATAATATATCGCCCAGATCTATACATCCGGTTCCGCTTAAATGAGTATGCGAGAATCCATTTATTGTTGAGTCATTATAATGATAGCCAGAACATGCATCCCAATTACCAAAGCGGGTATCAGGGCTAAGCTGAACTGCCCCGAAAGGCTGAGTTGCTCCTGGATAAGTATGTCCATGTCCACCGGTTCCAATAAAAGGATCAACAAATTTCGTTAACCTTATTTCTTTCTGGCTACAACCTGATAATAATAATAACAATATCAAAAACTTTAATGCATTCTTCATCATCTCACTTTTTGGGGAATAAGAAAGGGAATGAGATTAACTCATCCCCTTCACAAAAAAATATATTATTTTGATGGATATCCTTCGTTTTGTTTCAAAGCACCCATTGCTTTAATTACTTCATTTACCGCGTAAGGTAAAACACAATCTTTAGAATCATAAGTCTTTGCTGCCATAATCTGGATCACACCTTTATATGTTTTTCCATTGATTGTCATATCTTTGCCATTTGTCAAATCCAAAGCCGAAGCCGGATCGGAACGATTTAAGTATTTCAAACCATGTTTTGCTGATTCCAAACGAGTTTTTGAATCAGTATATCCCTCTGCAGACCAACGTTTAAGATCCATCACACGATCAGTATACTCGCCAGCCAATTCACAACGACGTTCATGCATTAAGTCGTATATTGTTGGATTAGTATATGGCTCACCCATACCAGCACGTTTCGCTATTCTATTCAATACAGGAGCAGCAAGTCCGCTCTTTCCTTGCTCAATGAGAGCTTCGGCCTTAAATAACAACATTTCAGCAAAACGCATAATTGGAACATTGAGATCTGTTGTAGGTCGGTCGCCATTAGCTGAAACATAAGTAGATACTCCTGCACCTTTTGAATCTATTGTACCATATTTGTAAGGTTCCATATATTTATTAAACATAAATCCACACTCAAGGTCTGTTGAGGAGTAGAATTTGCGTTTCTCTCCGAAGAAAGTAAATTCGTCACCATACTGCAATATTGTAACAGGTCTGCGCAAATCTTTAGAATCATATTCGGCCCATAATTCCAATGTTGGTTTGAAGTTACCCCAGCCGTTATAACGTCCCCAGCCTTTGTTATCAAGACAGATTCCAGGGAAAATACTTCCTGCAATAGTAGCACCTGTAGAGTTTACTGACCAGATAGATTCTTTTCCCCATTCATTAGCAATAGTGAAAACATCTGCAAAATTATCCAATAAACCACGTCCACCTTCATTTTCCAGTTTGTCAACAAGCTCTGGGATTAATGCCCATTTAGATTTGTCGTACTGCGCCCAGTAAGCATAGGTTTTAACCTTTAAAGCAATTGCAGCATCTTTGGTAGCACGACCAAAATCATTTTCTGTGTATTCATTAAACCAAGGTAATTTTTCAATGGCTTTATCAAGATCTTTAATAATCAGATCATAATTTTCCATAACAGTAGCCTTCTGTGGAGGAATTGTACTATCATCATAAGGATTAAAATCTTCGTATCTCACAAACGGAACTCCATTATCAACTCTACCATAACGATAAGCAACCATAAAGTGAGAAAATGCGCGAAGAAAATATGCTTCACCTATATGACGGCTGATAGCTACCGAAGGACTTTGCAATTTTAATCCGTTGTAAATAATGTTATTAGAACGAGCCATCATTTGATACATATAATTATATATATCTTTTATGCTACCTTCTGTTGTTCCGTCCATATTTAAATTTGCAAGATTCATCTGAGCGTTACCTCTTGCTCTAGAAAAGAACACATCATCAGATGCTCCTTGTTCCCAGAATAAATTTCGTCCCCATGTTTCTTCCATTTCCATATTTGAATACACTGCAACCAATGCATCACTAAAATCTTTTTCAGTTTTCCAGAAACTTGCTTCAGTAGCAGTTCCTTCCGATTTTACATCCAGCCAATCACTACACGAAGCAAAAGTGAATGATGTAAGCAATATTATTGATATAGTTTTAAATTTCATCGTTTAAACTTTTAACAGGGTTATTAAAATTTCAATTTCAGTCCTACAGAGAATGTTCTGGCAATTGGATATTGTCCTCCATCAAGACCAACTCCACCAACTTCAGGATCGATACCTGAATAAGATGTAATTGTTGCCAGATTATCAACACTGAATGTTAAATCCAATGTGCTGTTTCTTGAAGATAAATAGTTCCATTTTCTAATTAAGTCTGTCAAAGAGTATCCTACAGTTATATTCTTTACTCTTAAATAGCTACCATCTTCCAGATAATAATCAGACAACGTTGTGAAGTTACCATTCGGATCAGATGCAGAAATACGAGGAACATCATTATTTGGACCATTCAACGCTTTAAGAATATCACGAGAACGGTTGAAGTTACTTACTGATTCATTCAAAGTCAGGAATTTGTAAGCATTGAAAATCTTAGTATTGGCAACCCCTTGAAGCATCATACTGAAGCTTAACTTCTTCCAGTTAAATCCTGCAGAAAATGCATACGTAAATTTTGGCATTGCATTACCCATAAATTCTTTATCACCACTATCTATTGAACCATTTTCATTCTTATCAATAAATTTCAAATCGCCTACCTGAGCTTTAGGCTGTATTAATGTTCCACTAGCATTTTTATAGTTGTCAATTTCGGCCTGAGTTTTGAAAACACCTGCGTTCTTTACCAGATAGAATGAATACAAAGGTTGTCCTTCCTCTGTACGATAAGGATTAAGTTCCTTGAATGTTCCACCATCTGTCCATACAGGCTTATTTCCATTAGCATCTGCAGCCCCAATGTTGTAAACAACATTTTTAAGAGTGGCAAAGTTACCGCTTAACCAATAGTCAACATCACCCACCTTATCTTTCCATGTTGCTGCAAATTCAAAACCACTGTTGTGTATTTCTCCATCATTAACATACATTGCTCCCAAACCAATACTTGATGTCCAGCCAGCATCTTGTTGTCTGATCAAGCCCTTTGTTTTCTTTTCAAAGTAATCTGCCACAATGTTTAATCTGTTATTAAACATTGCAAGATCAATACCTAAGTCCAACTGTTCTGAAGTTTCCCATGTTAGTTTTGCATTATATCCATTCGCTTTGTACTTACCAGTAACAACCGGAGCATTCTTACCAGCCTGCTGACCAACATCACCACTACCAAATACATAATTTGAATAAGTAGGATATCCATATCCATAAGCTATTGAACCTACATTACCAATACGTCCCCAGCTTGCACGCAACTTCAATAAGTTAAGAATATCTGTTTTCGGCATAAATGGTTCTGATGATATTTTCCATGCAGCTGTTGCCGATGGGAAATCACCATATTTTTGTCCCTGAGGTAAACGGCCGGCATAATCACGTCTCATAGATCCTGTTACGAAATAACGATCAGCCCAGCTATAAGATGCTCTACCAACTAAAGATAAGTTTCTGTCGAATGCATAAG
Proteins encoded in this window:
- a CDS encoding RagB/SusD family nutrient uptake outer membrane protein, with the translated sequence MKFKTISIILLTSFTFASCSDWLDVKSEGTATEASFWKTEKDFSDALVAVYSNMEMEETWGRNLFWEQGASDDVFFSRARGNAQMNLANLNMDGTTEGSIKDIYNYMYQMMARSNNIIYNGLKLQSPSVAISRHIGEAYFLRAFSHFMVAYRYGRVDNGVPFVRYEDFNPYDDSTIPPQKATVMENYDLIIKDLDKAIEKLPWFNEYTENDFGRATKDAAIALKVKTYAYWAQYDKSKWALIPELVDKLENEGGRGLLDNFADVFTIANEWGKESIWSVNSTGATIAGSIFPGICLDNKGWGRYNGWGNFKPTLELWAEYDSKDLRRPVTILQYGDEFTFFGEKRKFYSSTDLECGFMFNKYMEPYKYGTIDSKGAGVSTYVSANGDRPTTDLNVPIMRFAEMLLFKAEALIEQGKSGLAAPVLNRIAKRAGMGEPYTNPTIYDLMHERRCELAGEYTDRVMDLKRWSAEGYTDSKTRLESAKHGLKYLNRSDPASALDLTNGKDMTINGKTYKGVIQIMAAKTYDSKDCVLPYAVNEVIKAMGALKQNEGYPSK